The following proteins are encoded in a genomic region of Dictyoglomus sp. NZ13-RE01:
- a CDS encoding acetylxylan esterase: MRNFDPMYYFENLYHEQKRIYEFNAKSFEDWEYWRKNLREKLLELLGLPLEKVPLEGEVVEKKEFEDYIREKVIFNSTKNLSVIGYLLIPKNISKPLPAVIALHGHGYGKDDIVGIWEDGTERHVVDGYQKDFGISLVKKGFVTFAIEQLGFGERRELEAIKIGKHKSSCRKLAFWALLLGKTLLGFRVWDVMRSIDYLGTREEVRRDAIGIMGISGGATTALFSSALDDRIKAVVISGYLNTFKDSILSISHCECNYVPNILKYAEMYDVASLIAPRPFLVEHGTKDDIFPISSTIYAIEKVREVYKFLKAEEKFDTDIFEGRHEISGRKSFDFLKRELFSI; this comes from the coding sequence ATGAGAAACTTTGATCCTATGTATTATTTTGAGAATTTGTACCATGAACAAAAGAGAATTTATGAGTTTAATGCAAAGAGTTTTGAAGATTGGGAATACTGGAGAAAGAATTTAAGGGAGAAATTACTTGAACTATTGGGACTACCTTTAGAAAAAGTCCCCTTAGAGGGAGAAGTTGTAGAGAAAAAGGAATTTGAGGATTATATTAGAGAGAAGGTAATATTTAATAGTACAAAAAACTTGAGTGTAATAGGTTATTTGTTGATTCCTAAGAATATATCTAAGCCATTACCTGCGGTGATAGCTCTTCATGGTCATGGTTATGGAAAGGATGATATAGTAGGAATTTGGGAGGATGGAACAGAAAGACATGTGGTAGACGGTTATCAAAAAGATTTTGGCATTTCTTTAGTTAAAAAGGGTTTTGTAACCTTTGCTATTGAACAATTGGGCTTTGGAGAGAGAAGAGAGTTAGAAGCTATCAAAATAGGAAAACACAAGTCTTCTTGTAGAAAATTAGCTTTTTGGGCATTACTTCTTGGTAAGACTCTTCTTGGTTTTAGGGTTTGGGATGTAATGAGAAGTATTGATTATTTGGGAACAAGAGAAGAGGTTAGGAGAGATGCAATAGGCATTATGGGAATTTCTGGTGGGGCAACTACAGCTCTTTTTTCTTCTGCATTGGATGATAGAATAAAGGCGGTTGTTATTAGTGGATATTTAAATACTTTTAAAGATAGTATTTTATCAATTTCTCATTGTGAGTGTAATTATGTGCCAAATATTTTAAAATATGCAGAAATGTATGATGTTGCCTCTTTAATTGCTCCAAGACCTTTTCTTGTGGAGCATGGGACAAAAGATGATATTTTCCCTATATCTTCAACTATATATGCTATTGAGAAGGTAAGAGAGGTATATAAATTTTTAAAGGCGGAAGAAAAGTTTGATACAGATATATTTGAGGGAAGACATGAGATTAGTGGCAGAAAGTCTTTTGATTTTTTGAAGAGGGAGCTATTCAGTATTTAG
- a CDS encoding kinase: MKYYLGVDAGGSKTDAIILDEDGNIIGLGRAGAGNYEVVGVEGAKKNWLLAIERAKGDLRITSFEKACFGLAGADFPEDFEMLEKEIKSLNIAKEFCIENDATIALRAGSKDFWGIIIIMGSGTNGYGRRRDGRSFRFYGEGYAFGDWGGASSVVQEMLHCAFRSYDGRGDKTILEDMALEFFGAKNFDELAKRLYYHHEEWRKALEFAPYLFKAIENGDKVAIGIGEKIVDETVRAIYALMSKLELFKEETPIVLGGSLFKGADWLKEYISAKVHIFSPKSIVSVLKAPPVLGAGILAWEMDGKIITWEKWNKLQDYDFNSSLNI, translated from the coding sequence ATGAAGTATTATCTGGGAGTGGATGCGGGTGGAAGCAAGACTGATGCTATCATTTTAGATGAAGATGGAAATATTATTGGGCTTGGAAGGGCAGGAGCTGGAAACTATGAGGTTGTTGGTGTGGAGGGGGCAAAGAAAAATTGGCTCTTAGCAATTGAACGTGCTAAAGGAGATTTAAGAATTACAAGCTTTGAAAAGGCATGTTTTGGACTTGCAGGAGCGGATTTTCCTGAAGATTTTGAAATGCTTGAAAAAGAGATAAAATCTTTAAATATTGCTAAGGAATTCTGTATAGAAAATGATGCAACTATTGCTCTTAGAGCAGGAAGTAAGGACTTTTGGGGAATTATTATAATAATGGGTTCTGGTACTAACGGTTATGGAAGAAGAAGGGATGGAAGAAGCTTTAGATTTTATGGGGAAGGTTATGCTTTTGGGGATTGGGGAGGAGCATCCAGTGTTGTTCAAGAGATGTTACACTGTGCTTTCAGATCATATGATGGAAGAGGAGATAAAACTATCCTTGAAGATATGGCTTTAGAATTTTTTGGTGCTAAGAATTTTGATGAGCTTGCTAAAAGACTCTACTACCATCATGAAGAATGGAGAAAAGCCTTAGAGTTTGCTCCATATCTCTTTAAGGCTATAGAGAATGGAGATAAAGTTGCTATAGGGATTGGAGAAAAGATTGTAGATGAGACTGTTAGAGCTATATATGCTTTAATGAGTAAGCTGGAATTGTTTAAGGAGGAGACGCCTATAGTTCTTGGGGGTAGTTTATTCAAAGGAGCAGATTGGTTGAAAGAGTACATATCTGCTAAAGTTCACATTTTTTCACCAAAGTCTATTGTATCTGTTTTAAAGGCTCCTCCTGTTTTGGGGGCTGGAATTTTAGCGTGGGAAATGGATGGGAAAATTATTACATGGGAAAAGTGGAATAAATTACAAGATTACGATTTTAATAGCTCTTTAAATATTTGA
- a CDS encoding 6-phospho-beta-glucosidase: MKISVIGGGSTYTPELMEGFIELSSEIYPIDLYLMDINEERLEVVSNFLVRMARKSKANINIKTTTYLEQAIEDADFVINQIRVGGQRARLLDETIPLEFNLLGQETTGVGGFANALRTIPVALNIAKKIEELSPSAWLINFANPSGIITEAISKYTKAKVLGLCNVAINFQNQFARLFGVSMDDVFMDYFGLNHLTFVRRIYVKGKDRTEEAFKKIKENLFEEERKVLDYLNMFPNHYLRYYYFREEKVMEMKSKPKRAEEVMKIEEDLLKLYRDANLDEKPKELEKRGGALYSKSAVNLIFHLLGLRKGFQIVNIVNEGAIFDLPHNVVVEIPVYIEGERIQRYVIGNLPKEVRGIIQAVKTYEELTIESAVEGSFKKALWALAQHPLISSLSLAEKVLKRLIEENKDYFPKLS, from the coding sequence ATGAAAATCTCAGTAATAGGAGGAGGAAGCACATACACTCCCGAATTAATGGAGGGTTTTATAGAGCTTTCTTCTGAGATATACCCTATTGATCTGTATTTAATGGATATTAATGAGGAAAGATTAGAAGTAGTATCAAATTTTTTGGTTAGAATGGCAAGAAAGAGTAAAGCTAATATCAATATAAAAACTACTACATACTTAGAGCAGGCTATAGAAGATGCAGACTTTGTTATAAACCAGATAAGGGTTGGGGGACAGAGAGCAAGATTACTTGATGAAACAATACCATTGGAATTTAATCTCTTAGGGCAAGAAACTACAGGAGTGGGTGGTTTTGCTAATGCTTTAAGAACAATTCCTGTAGCTCTAAATATTGCCAAAAAGATAGAAGAGCTTTCTCCATCCGCTTGGTTAATAAATTTTGCTAATCCCTCAGGTATAATTACAGAAGCAATATCAAAATATACAAAGGCTAAAGTTTTAGGATTATGTAATGTTGCTATAAACTTCCAAAATCAATTTGCAAGGCTTTTTGGAGTTTCAATGGATGATGTGTTTATGGATTATTTTGGACTTAATCATCTGACTTTTGTAAGAAGGATTTATGTAAAAGGAAAAGATAGAACAGAAGAGGCATTTAAGAAGATTAAAGAAAATCTTTTTGAAGAGGAAAGAAAAGTTTTGGATTATTTAAACATGTTTCCCAATCATTATCTGAGATATTACTACTTTAGAGAAGAGAAGGTTATGGAGATGAAGAGTAAGCCTAAAAGGGCAGAAGAGGTAATGAAAATTGAGGAAGATTTATTAAAGCTTTATAGAGATGCTAATTTAGATGAAAAGCCTAAGGAATTAGAAAAAAGAGGAGGAGCTTTATACTCTAAATCTGCTGTAAACTTAATTTTTCATCTTCTTGGACTTAGGAAGGGCTTTCAAATTGTAAATATCGTTAATGAGGGAGCAATTTTTGATCTTCCTCATAATGTAGTGGTAGAAATTCCAGTTTATATAGAAGGAGAAAGGATTCAAAGGTATGTTATAGGTAATTTGCCTAAAGAAGTAAGGGGTATTATTCAAGCAGTTAAAACCTACGAAGAATTAACTATTGAATCCGCTGTTGAAGGCTCTTTTAAAAAGGCGTTATGGGCTCTTGCTCAACATCCATTAATCTCCTCTCTTTCTTTAGCAGAGAAGGTTTTAAAAAGATTGATAGAAGAAAATAAAGATTATTTTCCCAAGTTATCTTAG